A window of Haliscomenobacter hydrossis DSM 1100 contains these coding sequences:
- a CDS encoding tetratricopeptide repeat protein yields MQGSLRAVLWMGLSILLLFSACTVQEKGVSTATQAQLVSTLGQLETQLRQAPEQDLDTAKVTTFVDYAQALAERFPQDSLAPLYLFRAAELSYATGQVDAAIDLWGKIHSGFNKYNRSPEAAFMQGFVAENDLKDKDKAINFYQAFLTQYPEHPMAKDAQVLMDNLKKGISDRELIEQFEQQQ; encoded by the coding sequence ATGCAAGGATCACTACGGGCTGTTTTATGGATGGGATTGAGTATTTTGTTGCTGTTTAGCGCATGTACCGTCCAAGAAAAAGGAGTGAGCACCGCAACACAAGCACAACTGGTCAGTACTTTGGGGCAATTGGAAACCCAACTGCGCCAAGCGCCTGAACAAGACCTGGATACCGCAAAAGTGACTACTTTTGTGGATTATGCGCAGGCATTGGCTGAGCGTTTTCCGCAGGACTCACTGGCACCACTGTATTTGTTTCGGGCCGCCGAACTGAGTTATGCGACTGGACAAGTGGATGCAGCCATCGATTTGTGGGGTAAAATTCACAGCGGTTTCAACAAATACAACCGCAGCCCTGAAGCCGCTTTTATGCAAGGTTTTGTGGCTGAAAACGACCTAAAGGACAAAGACAAAGCGATTAATTTTTATCAGGCTTTTTTGACCCAATACCCCGAACACCCCATGGCGAAAGACGCCCAAGTACTGATGGACAACCTAAAAAAAGGCATCTCGGATCGGGAACTCATTGAACAATTTGAACAACAACAATAG
- the thiL gene encoding thiamine-phosphate kinase: MQDQAEQRTDINTLGEFGLIEHLTRQFPLENSASIKGVGDDAAVIDNTGFLTVVSTDMLVEGIHFDLMYSPLKHLGYKSVAVNVSDIYAMNAQPKQITVSIALSNRFSLEALDELYEGIRLACKHYGVDLVGGDTSSSNRGLILSITAIGQGTAEKMVYRNTAKIGDLICISGDLGAAYLGLQILEREKQLFLSNPGIQPDLEAQNYIIGRQLKPEARMDIIEMFEKNQLVPTSMIDISDGLASELFHICTQSGVGAFLEESGIPIHPDTELQAIKFGLDPATCALNGGEDYELLFTINPKDVDKIRFLPDIYIAGEIVEAKDGINLHTKGGNIHALKAQGWRHFEG, from the coding sequence ATGCAAGACCAAGCAGAACAACGCACTGACATCAATACCCTCGGCGAGTTTGGACTCATCGAACACCTGACCCGCCAATTTCCCCTGGAAAACAGCGCATCCATCAAAGGGGTAGGCGATGATGCGGCGGTGATCGACAATACCGGCTTTTTGACCGTGGTATCTACCGATATGCTGGTGGAAGGCATCCACTTTGACCTGATGTATTCGCCGCTCAAACACCTGGGCTACAAGTCCGTGGCGGTCAATGTATCGGACATCTACGCCATGAATGCACAGCCCAAACAGATCACGGTGAGCATCGCGCTTTCCAACCGCTTTTCATTAGAGGCTCTGGATGAATTGTACGAAGGTATTCGCCTGGCATGTAAGCATTATGGTGTTGATTTAGTGGGGGGCGATACCAGTTCTTCCAACCGCGGCCTGATTTTGTCGATTACCGCCATTGGCCAGGGCACTGCCGAAAAAATGGTCTACCGCAATACCGCCAAAATTGGTGACCTGATTTGTATCAGCGGCGACCTCGGTGCCGCTTACCTGGGCTTGCAGATTCTGGAGCGGGAAAAACAGTTGTTCCTGTCCAACCCGGGCATTCAACCCGACCTGGAAGCCCAAAACTACATCATTGGCCGCCAATTGAAACCGGAAGCGCGCATGGACATCATCGAGATGTTTGAAAAAAACCAACTGGTGCCAACTTCGATGATCGATATTTCGGACGGGCTGGCTTCGGAGTTGTTTCACATTTGCACCCAGTCGGGTGTAGGGGCTTTTTTGGAGGAATCGGGCATTCCGATTCATCCCGACACTGAATTGCAGGCCATCAAATTCGGCCTGGATCCGGCGACCTGTGCGCTCAATGGCGGGGAAGATTATGAACTGCTCTTCACCATCAATCCGAAGGATGTGGACAAAATCCGCTTTTTACCGGATATCTACATTGCGGGGGAAATTGTGGAGGCCAAAGATGGCATCAATTTGCACACAAAAGGTGGGAATATTCATGCGCTGAAGGCGCAGGGATGGCGGCATTTTGAGGGGTAG
- a CDS encoding S9 family peptidase, giving the protein MNKFTLLISAVSQRVCIIVVLLALVNTNLVAQGGGNQWTKDGNAYWTNERGEIVQYTLPEQTRSVIVDAAMLTPAGKNQALRVRSFQLSKDNRKVLIYTNSVRVWRMDTRGDYWVLDLDKKTLKQLGANLPVSSLMFAKFSPDGSKVAYVSKHNLYVENLADSKTTQLTKDGTDKIINGTFDWAYEEEFFCRDGFRWSPDGNNIAYWQIDATAVKYFLMMNTTDSIYSYTIPVEYPKVGETPSACRVGIVPVKGGATRWMNVPGDNRQHYIPRMSWAANATEIVLQQLDRKQQVSKIFLCNITNGTAKVILEEKDEAWVDVHLDPNQDWDWINGGKEFLWLTEKDGWRHYYRVSRDGKQEKLITAGNYDVIDPGMIDEKNNVVYFIASPDNATEKYLYKTNLDGSGKAERLSPANTQGTYGYQFAPSGRFAQQRFSNVNTRPQSDWVSISDCKPLKAKTEGVKTESVGPKVEFFQVTTADNVTMDGWVVKPTNFDPQKKYPVVFYVYTEPAGQTVNNSWGTGNANMYQGSMADDGYVYISLDNRGTPAPKGRAWRKSIYRKIGLVNIHDQAMGAKEVFKWGYIDTSRVAVWGWSGGGSATLNLLFQHPEIYKAGFSVAAVANQLCYDNIYQERYMGLPQENMEDFVKGSPITYAKNLKGKLLYVHGTGDDNVHYQNAELLINELIKHNKQFQMMAYPNRSHGISEGEGTSTHLGTMFTKFLRENCPPGGK; this is encoded by the coding sequence ATGAATAAGTTTACCCTACTCATTTCCGCTGTGTCTCAGCGCGTGTGTATCATTGTGGTGCTGTTGGCTTTAGTCAACACCAACTTAGTTGCCCAAGGGGGCGGAAACCAATGGACCAAGGATGGCAATGCCTATTGGACCAATGAAAGAGGCGAGATTGTACAATACACCCTGCCCGAACAAACCCGCAGTGTCATTGTCGATGCGGCCATGCTTACACCTGCGGGTAAAAACCAGGCCCTGCGGGTACGCTCTTTCCAACTTTCGAAAGACAACCGCAAAGTATTGATTTATACCAATTCCGTCCGGGTTTGGCGGATGGATACCCGGGGGGATTATTGGGTACTGGATCTGGATAAAAAAACACTCAAACAATTGGGCGCAAACCTTCCGGTTTCTTCGCTGATGTTCGCCAAATTTTCACCCGATGGCAGCAAAGTGGCTTATGTCAGCAAACACAACCTGTATGTAGAAAATCTGGCTGACAGCAAAACCACCCAATTGACCAAAGACGGCACCGACAAAATCATCAATGGTACCTTTGATTGGGCCTATGAAGAAGAATTCTTCTGCCGCGATGGCTTCCGCTGGAGCCCCGATGGGAACAACATTGCCTACTGGCAAATCGACGCCACTGCGGTGAAGTACTTCCTGATGATGAATACCACCGACTCGATTTATTCCTACACGATTCCCGTAGAATACCCCAAAGTCGGCGAGACGCCTTCGGCTTGTCGCGTTGGCATTGTGCCCGTCAAAGGGGGCGCTACCCGCTGGATGAACGTGCCTGGCGACAACCGGCAACACTACATCCCCCGCATGAGCTGGGCAGCGAATGCCACTGAAATCGTCCTCCAACAACTGGACCGTAAGCAACAAGTGAGCAAAATTTTCTTGTGCAACATCACCAATGGAACCGCCAAGGTTATTTTGGAAGAAAAAGATGAAGCCTGGGTGGATGTACACCTGGATCCCAACCAGGATTGGGATTGGATCAACGGCGGTAAGGAATTTCTGTGGCTGACCGAAAAAGATGGCTGGCGCCACTATTACCGCGTTAGCCGCGATGGTAAACAGGAAAAACTGATCACCGCGGGCAATTACGATGTGATTGATCCGGGTATGATTGATGAAAAAAACAATGTGGTGTACTTCATTGCTTCGCCAGACAATGCCACCGAAAAATACCTCTACAAAACAAACCTGGATGGCAGTGGCAAAGCGGAACGCCTCTCTCCCGCTAATACGCAGGGAACTTATGGCTACCAGTTTGCACCTAGCGGCCGTTTTGCACAGCAGCGCTTTTCCAATGTCAATACCCGTCCGCAAAGCGATTGGGTCTCTATTTCCGATTGTAAACCCCTGAAAGCGAAAACAGAAGGGGTGAAAACGGAAAGTGTTGGTCCTAAGGTCGAATTTTTCCAGGTAACCACCGCCGACAACGTAACCATGGATGGCTGGGTGGTCAAACCCACCAATTTTGATCCACAAAAAAAATACCCGGTGGTGTTTTATGTCTATACCGAACCTGCGGGACAAACCGTAAACAATTCCTGGGGCACCGGGAATGCCAATATGTACCAGGGCAGCATGGCCGATGATGGGTACGTCTACATCTCGCTGGACAATCGTGGAACTCCTGCACCGAAGGGCAGAGCCTGGCGCAAATCCATTTACCGCAAAATTGGCCTGGTCAACATCCACGATCAGGCGATGGGCGCCAAAGAAGTTTTTAAATGGGGATACATCGATACCTCCAGGGTAGCGGTATGGGGCTGGAGCGGCGGTGGCAGCGCCACGCTCAACCTCTTGTTCCAACATCCCGAAATTTACAAAGCAGGCTTCTCCGTAGCCGCAGTAGCGAATCAGCTCTGCTACGACAACATTTACCAGGAGCGCTACATGGGTTTGCCACAGGAAAACATGGAAGATTTTGTGAAGGGTTCACCGATCACTTACGCCAAAAACCTCAAAGGTAAATTGCTCTACGTGCACGGCACCGGAGACGACAACGTGCATTACCAAAATGCGGAATTATTGATCAACGAGCTGATCAAACACAACAAACAGTTCCAGATGATGGCTTATCCCAACCGTTCACACGGCATCAGTGAAGGCGAGGGAACCTCCACGCATTTGGGGACGATGTTTACGAAGTTTTTGCGGGAGAATTGCCCTCCGGGCGGGAAGTAA
- a CDS encoding Spy/CpxP family protein refolding chaperone, producing MKLLKISFVFAFFLLISLNLSAQRPGGRGGAMPNLDSMRIKLNLSADQETKIKGIVSNYRPKLKAARDNNTEQTARREAMAPLMQAMQEEIRAALNEEQKVKLDAMKANRPKKGKGAGQPKQK from the coding sequence ATGAAACTGTTAAAAATCAGCTTTGTCTTTGCATTTTTTCTGTTGATTTCACTGAATTTGAGCGCACAACGACCAGGTGGTCGAGGCGGGGCAATGCCCAACCTTGACTCCATGCGGATCAAATTGAATTTGAGCGCGGATCAGGAAACCAAGATCAAAGGAATAGTGAGCAATTACCGCCCCAAACTGAAAGCGGCCCGCGACAACAATACGGAGCAAACGGCACGTCGCGAGGCCATGGCCCCGCTCATGCAGGCCATGCAGGAAGAAATTCGCGCCGCGCTGAACGAGGAGCAAAAAGTGAAACTGGATGCGATGAAGGCGAACCGGCCGAAGAAAGGGAAAGGGGCCGGACAACCTAAGCAGAAGTAA
- a CDS encoding porin family protein yields the protein MKKIIAVAAFLCIALTQLSAQFEDVRFGFQLSPAFTGIGTDNNRINRNGTNLGLKLGMMTELYFRQNYAISSGIGFAFNHGGSLTYEYGGKYWVQSDLGPNLDTLPDGVKLKYGLQFIEIPLLVKMRTREFGRVRYFLEPGVFLNFKSKSTGSIEGRGIGSDAEKINIRKDINGISMLWGLNGGIEYSLAETTSLVAGLGFQSGFTDLTEDKGTIFDPAGNKRENSKATGSAIVIKLGIIF from the coding sequence ATGAAAAAAATTATTGCAGTAGCAGCATTTTTATGCATTGCGCTAACGCAGTTATCTGCCCAGTTTGAAGATGTAAGGTTTGGATTTCAGTTAAGCCCTGCTTTTACGGGCATTGGAACCGACAACAACCGCATCAACCGCAATGGTACCAACCTCGGGCTAAAACTGGGGATGATGACCGAGTTGTATTTCCGCCAAAACTACGCCATTTCCAGCGGAATTGGGTTCGCGTTCAACCACGGCGGATCCCTGACTTATGAATACGGCGGCAAATATTGGGTACAATCGGATTTGGGACCCAACCTGGATACCCTGCCGGATGGGGTCAAACTCAAATACGGCTTGCAGTTCATTGAAATTCCCCTCCTCGTAAAAATGCGGACCCGCGAATTCGGTCGGGTACGCTACTTCCTGGAACCAGGGGTGTTCTTGAACTTTAAATCCAAATCCACCGGAAGTATTGAGGGGCGCGGGATCGGCTCCGATGCCGAAAAAATCAACATCCGCAAAGACATCAATGGCATCAGTATGCTTTGGGGATTGAACGGCGGGATTGAGTACAGCCTGGCGGAAACCACCTCCCTCGTCGCAGGCCTGGGCTTCCAATCTGGCTTTACGGATCTTACGGAAGACAAAGGCACCATTTTTGACCCTGCTGGCAACAAACGCGAGAACTCCAAGGCAACGGGGAGCGCGATTGTGATTAAGCTGGGGATTATTTTTTAG
- a CDS encoding transposase: MQLPPEFQDSISVFSCGFSKRTWEKIKLLLLGALLCPGSRTVCNILRTLGLEHESSFHKYHRVLSCAKWSALKLSSILLKLLVDAFIPAHEPLVFAIDETIERRWGAKIKKRGIYRDPVRSSKSHFVKCSGLRWMVLALLTPLPWLDRTCWALPVLSALCPSERYYQNRPQVRSAKKLTHWAWQLIQWLHRYALPLKRAVYLVGDGSYATYELLDQGIRQNINLIVRMRLDARLFHFPTPNPPHKRGPKPIIGKRIMDMEQRLNDGRIKWTKVHFSQWYDRTNQTMLITSGKALWYKASSPIVPIQWVLIKDPLNEMEPALLATTDLKLDPVQIINFFVRRWRIEVTFAEVRRHLGVETQRQWSDLAIERSTPLLFSVFSITTLLAHSLHQSSPIKPFTTAWYPKHIVSFSDVLRAVKTAIWRHNQFLTSSKNTLVDNYIHNIRYLWNVLIGASA, encoded by the coding sequence ATGCAATTACCACCCGAGTTCCAGGACTCAATATCCGTTTTTTCTTGTGGATTTAGCAAGCGCACGTGGGAAAAAATAAAATTACTATTGCTAGGAGCCTTGCTATGTCCAGGTAGTCGAACTGTATGCAATATCCTGCGTACACTTGGACTTGAACACGAAAGTAGTTTTCATAAATATCATCGAGTATTGAGTTGTGCCAAATGGTCAGCTTTGAAGTTGTCCAGCATACTCCTAAAATTGCTAGTGGATGCTTTTATCCCTGCACATGAACCGCTAGTTTTTGCTATCGATGAAACAATCGAGCGGCGTTGGGGTGCCAAGATTAAAAAGCGAGGGATTTACCGTGATCCAGTACGATCCTCCAAGAGCCACTTTGTCAAGTGTAGTGGACTGCGTTGGATGGTATTGGCCTTGCTTACTCCTTTACCTTGGCTTGACCGAACTTGTTGGGCATTACCTGTACTGAGCGCTTTATGCCCTTCTGAACGGTATTATCAAAACCGACCACAAGTTCGCTCCGCTAAAAAACTGACACATTGGGCTTGGCAACTCATCCAATGGTTACATCGTTATGCACTTCCTTTGAAACGTGCTGTTTATCTGGTCGGGGATGGCTCGTATGCCACCTACGAACTACTCGATCAAGGTATCCGACAAAACATCAACCTCATCGTGCGCATGCGCCTTGACGCTCGGCTCTTCCATTTTCCTACCCCCAATCCGCCTCACAAAAGAGGCCCCAAACCCATCATTGGCAAGCGAATCATGGATATGGAACAACGACTCAACGACGGGCGCATCAAGTGGACTAAAGTTCATTTTAGTCAATGGTATGATCGAACTAACCAAACCATGCTCATTACCTCCGGTAAAGCGCTCTGGTATAAGGCTTCTTCGCCCATTGTTCCCATTCAATGGGTACTCATCAAAGACCCTTTGAATGAAATGGAGCCCGCGCTGCTCGCTACTACTGATCTCAAACTCGATCCGGTGCAAATCATCAACTTCTTTGTTCGCCGTTGGCGCATTGAAGTTACTTTTGCTGAAGTGCGCAGACATCTGGGGGTCGAAACCCAACGACAATGGTCTGACTTGGCGATTGAACGTTCAACTCCTCTGCTCTTTTCCGTTTTTTCCATCACAACCTTATTGGCGCATTCCCTTCATCAAAGCAGCCCTATCAAACCATTTACCACCGCTTGGTATCCTAAGCATATCGTCTCTTTTTCCGATGTCCTCCGTGCTGTAAAAACGGCTATCTGGAGGCATAATCAATTTTTAACCTCCTCCAAAAATACCCTTGTTGATAATTATATTCATAACATCAGGTATCTTTGGAATGTCCTTATTGGCGCTTCTGCCTAA
- a CDS encoding suppressor of fused domain protein, producing MLNFLKKLFGTAHQQTAKDFTEKEYETDYELKVQGLENVLGKMHDLVGHAIISFAVGGAVDMYYFPNHIKGTGFATMELLEPDGTGPLPNRHGTYELVAFTKHNYEHNSDTQTPFNFIERKVCGFFTTIADYSRQAIINPNETCEIPNDEGKENTCLIFDLYEPENKKFIIGDRHHHLLLCIQVFRSEMEYARENGADQLFEKLKQVGYYPYSDLDRTPVV from the coding sequence ATGCTAAACTTTTTAAAAAAATTATTCGGTACAGCCCACCAACAAACGGCAAAAGATTTTACTGAAAAAGAATATGAAACGGATTATGAACTCAAAGTACAAGGACTTGAAAATGTTTTGGGTAAAATGCACGACTTAGTTGGGCATGCAATCATTTCTTTTGCAGTTGGAGGCGCAGTTGACATGTATTATTTCCCCAATCATATCAAGGGCACAGGTTTTGCGACGATGGAACTTTTAGAACCAGATGGAACTGGCCCTTTGCCAAACAGGCATGGGACGTATGAACTTGTGGCTTTTACCAAGCACAATTACGAACACAACAGTGATACGCAGACTCCTTTTAATTTTATTGAACGAAAAGTTTGTGGTTTTTTTACAACAATTGCAGATTATTCAAGGCAAGCTATTATAAACCCCAATGAAACTTGCGAAATCCCCAACGATGAAGGCAAAGAAAATACTTGTTTAATCTTTGACTTGTATGAACCTGAAAACAAGAAATTTATAATTGGCGACAGACACCATCATTTACTGCTGTGCATTCAAGTTTTTAGAAGCGAAATGGAATATGCTAGAGAAAATGGCGCTGATCAGTTATTTGAAAAATTGAAGCAAGTAGGGTACTACCCTTATAGCGACTTAGATAGAACCCCTGTCGTTTGA
- a CDS encoding DUF1800 domain-containing protein: MEKIKHLYWRAGFGLSPTEWQQKREWPISKAIDELFTQARQAQVALPMAEMGLPEDMEKKRENRELFEQVLREEKRRIFEYNVNWVNRMANPKESALLERMTFFWHGHFACKPDFGKLSMQYLNTLRKHALGNFKDMMLAVAQDPAMIRYLNNQQNRKEKPNENFARELMELFTLGRGNYSEKDIKEAARAFTGWSSDLRGDYIFRPFWHDYGSKTFFGKTGNFDGADIINIILEKPETAQFIVRKVYKHFVNEQVDETVVATLSKQFYQSGYDIGKLMRSIFSSEWFYAPQNMGNRIKSPIEFTAGLMRTVDMKFDQPMGMLFIQRALGQILFNPPNVAGWPGGKTWIDNSTLMLRLNLPGYLFNATEFSLRTKGEFEDETREKGGRRLSNTLNMAPLSGSIKGSTANDIAAELAKYLLSTQPALPIESYTKELAATDRESIIRQMTLRLMTLPEYQLC, translated from the coding sequence ATGGAGAAGATCAAACACCTCTACTGGCGCGCAGGTTTTGGCCTGAGCCCAACAGAGTGGCAACAAAAGCGTGAATGGCCCATCAGCAAGGCCATTGATGAGCTGTTTACCCAAGCGCGGCAGGCACAAGTTGCGCTCCCGATGGCCGAAATGGGTTTGCCGGAAGACATGGAAAAAAAACGCGAAAACCGCGAACTATTTGAGCAGGTTTTGCGCGAAGAAAAACGCCGCATCTTTGAATACAACGTCAATTGGGTGAACCGCATGGCCAACCCCAAAGAGAGCGCCTTGCTGGAGCGTATGACCTTTTTCTGGCATGGCCACTTTGCCTGTAAGCCGGACTTTGGCAAGCTCAGCATGCAGTACCTCAACACCTTACGCAAACACGCCCTGGGCAATTTTAAAGACATGATGCTGGCTGTGGCCCAAGACCCGGCCATGATTCGTTACCTGAATAACCAACAAAACCGCAAGGAAAAGCCAAATGAAAACTTTGCCCGGGAATTGATGGAATTGTTTACCCTGGGTCGGGGTAACTACAGCGAAAAAGACATCAAAGAGGCGGCCCGGGCCTTTACGGGTTGGTCGAGCGATCTCCGGGGCGATTACATTTTTCGGCCCTTCTGGCACGACTACGGCAGCAAAACTTTTTTTGGAAAAACGGGCAATTTTGATGGAGCTGACATCATCAACATCATTTTGGAAAAACCCGAAACAGCGCAATTCATCGTGCGCAAGGTGTACAAACACTTTGTGAATGAGCAAGTGGATGAAACGGTGGTCGCAACGTTAAGCAAGCAGTTTTACCAATCGGGTTACGACATCGGTAAGCTGATGCGCAGTATTTTTTCCAGCGAATGGTTTTATGCCCCCCAAAATATGGGCAACCGCATCAAATCGCCCATTGAATTTACGGCGGGGTTGATGCGTACGGTCGACATGAAATTTGACCAACCGATGGGCATGTTGTTCATTCAGCGAGCTTTGGGGCAAATTTTATTTAACCCGCCCAATGTAGCGGGGTGGCCGGGTGGCAAAACCTGGATCGACAACTCGACCTTGATGCTCCGCCTGAACCTGCCGGGGTATTTGTTCAATGCCACCGAATTCAGCCTGCGCACCAAAGGGGAATTTGAAGACGAAACGCGCGAAAAAGGCGGGCGTCGCCTGAGCAATACCCTCAATATGGCCCCCCTCAGCGGCAGCATCAAAGGATCGACCGCCAATGACATTGCCGCCGAGTTGGCAAAATACCTGCTGTCCACTCAACCCGCGCTGCCCATTGAGTCCTACACCAAAGAATTGGCCGCAACCGATCGGGAATCAATCATCCGGCAAATGACTTTGCGTTTGATGACTTTACCGGAATACCAATTGTGCTAA
- a CDS encoding DUF1501 domain-containing protein: MKRRNFLKQSALVSTAMMIPAFLNDIAFGQLMARRSGKVLVVVQFSGGNDGLNTIVPYQNDLYYQNRPSLAIPKTEVLKVSSELGFNPALQALQGLYDDGVMSIVNSVGYPNPDRSHFRSMDIWHTASESTEYLNSGWLGRYLDSNCQGCASPYHAIELDDTLSLALKGNQRRGFAMSDPAQLKRTTDNKILQAVGKTPSSAHHEENVAYLYKTLVDTQSSADYLFEKSKVYRTTVAYPQSEFAKDLKMISQLITADTDTRIYYASLTGFDTHANQRNRQERLLQQYAEGMKAFVQDLKQNNLLNDVLIMTFSEFGRRVKQNASVGTDHGTANNLFLMGGNLKKAGFFNGPPNLSDLDDGDLKYQVDFRDIYTTLLNRWLDAPAPQILGQSFKGLELV, encoded by the coding sequence ATGAAAAGAAGAAATTTTTTGAAGCAGTCGGCACTGGTCAGCACCGCCATGATGATTCCGGCCTTCCTCAACGATATCGCCTTCGGCCAATTGATGGCGCGCCGGAGCGGAAAAGTACTGGTAGTTGTGCAGTTTTCGGGGGGCAACGATGGACTCAATACCATTGTGCCTTACCAAAATGATTTGTACTACCAAAACCGGCCAAGTCTGGCCATCCCCAAAACGGAAGTGCTGAAGGTGAGCAGCGAGTTGGGGTTCAACCCTGCTTTGCAAGCACTACAAGGGCTGTACGATGATGGAGTAATGAGCATTGTCAACAGTGTGGGATACCCCAACCCCGACCGCTCGCATTTCCGCTCGATGGACATTTGGCATACCGCCAGCGAGAGTACCGAATACCTCAACTCGGGCTGGCTGGGTCGTTACCTGGACAGCAATTGCCAGGGTTGTGCCTCGCCCTACCACGCCATTGAATTGGACGACACCTTGAGCCTGGCCCTCAAAGGCAATCAACGCCGGGGTTTTGCCATGAGTGATCCAGCGCAGCTCAAACGCACCACCGACAACAAAATCCTGCAAGCGGTGGGCAAAACGCCTAGCTCGGCTCACCACGAGGAAAATGTGGCCTACCTATACAAAACCCTGGTGGACACGCAATCTTCAGCGGATTATTTGTTCGAAAAATCGAAGGTGTACCGCACAACGGTGGCCTATCCACAAAGTGAGTTTGCCAAGGATTTGAAGATGATCTCGCAGTTGATCACTGCGGATACGGATACGCGCATTTATTACGCGTCCTTGACCGGCTTTGACACCCACGCCAACCAACGCAACCGCCAGGAGCGCCTGTTGCAGCAATACGCCGAGGGCATGAAAGCTTTTGTGCAAGACCTCAAGCAGAACAACCTGCTGAACGACGTCCTGATCATGACTTTTTCGGAATTCGGTCGGCGGGTAAAACAAAACGCCAGCGTAGGCACCGACCACGGTACGGCCAACAACCTCTTTCTGATGGGCGGAAACCTCAAAAAAGCGGGCTTCTTCAACGGCCCACCCAATTTGAGTGACCTGGATGACGGAGACCTCAAGTACCAGGTCGACTTCCGCGACATTTACACCACGCTGCTCAACCGCTGGCTGGATGCTCCGGCACCCCAGATTTTGGGTCAGTCTTTCAAGGGTTTAGAACTTGTTTAA
- a CDS encoding thioredoxin family protein has product MKKIVSTLAVSLLLLSAVIGQGIEFFHGSWEEALAEAKKQEKPIFVDAFTTWCGPCKMMSRSVFTAEEVGTFFNENFISLKIDMEKPEGLSFQKTYPVSAYPTLYFIGNDGKVIKRVVGAKQAEEFIQVAKSTLGRADNIEDYVKAYEGGDRKPELVYKYVRALNRSGKPNPRIVNDFLRTQKDFDSDFSRKIIFEGTSEADSRAFELLVQHRSAIAPVVGGEEAVKNKIIAACKATAQKGITMQNEDLLKEAKKKVQTHLPDRAQAFAARMDMDMADKQDNAKDYLKAAKAYAKAAASEPVTDLRTVAFELKKRSADAPDALDAAIELMKVASEKSDQSIYALSYADLLLSKGKVAEAKAAAEKAVKLSEKEGEDNLLRAKGYLDKLMQP; this is encoded by the coding sequence ATGAAAAAAATAGTCTCAACGCTTGCAGTATCGCTACTCTTGCTCAGTGCCGTAATTGGCCAGGGCATTGAATTTTTTCACGGCAGCTGGGAAGAGGCGCTGGCCGAGGCCAAAAAGCAGGAAAAGCCCATTTTTGTGGATGCCTTTACCACCTGGTGTGGACCCTGTAAAATGATGTCCCGCAGCGTATTCACCGCTGAAGAAGTGGGCACTTTTTTCAACGAAAACTTCATCAGCCTAAAAATTGACATGGAGAAGCCCGAAGGACTGAGTTTTCAAAAAACCTACCCCGTATCGGCTTATCCTACCTTGTATTTTATTGGCAATGACGGCAAAGTGATCAAAAGAGTGGTGGGCGCCAAGCAAGCCGAGGAATTCATCCAGGTCGCCAAAAGCACCCTGGGGCGGGCCGACAACATCGAAGATTATGTAAAGGCTTATGAAGGGGGCGACCGCAAACCCGAACTGGTGTACAAATACGTACGGGCGCTGAACCGTTCTGGCAAACCCAATCCGCGCATTGTCAACGATTTTTTGCGCACGCAAAAAGACTTTGATTCCGATTTCAGCCGCAAAATAATTTTTGAAGGCACCAGTGAAGCCGATAGCCGCGCTTTCGAACTGTTGGTGCAGCACCGCAGTGCCATTGCTCCTGTGGTCGGTGGTGAGGAAGCAGTTAAAAATAAAATTATCGCGGCTTGCAAAGCGACTGCCCAAAAGGGCATCACCATGCAAAACGAGGACTTGCTCAAAGAGGCCAAAAAGAAAGTTCAAACCCACCTGCCAGACCGTGCACAAGCCTTTGCGGCCCGCATGGACATGGATATGGCCGACAAACAAGACAATGCCAAGGATTACCTGAAAGCCGCCAAAGCCTACGCCAAAGCCGCCGCCAGTGAGCCCGTAACCGACCTGCGCACCGTTGCTTTTGAACTTAAAAAACGCAGCGCCGATGCCCCGGATGCCCTTGATGCGGCCATTGAACTGATGAAGGTGGCTTCGGAAAAAAGTGATCAATCCATTTACGCCCTTAGCTATGCCGACCTGCTGCTCAGCAAAGGAAAAGTTGCCGAAGCAAAAGCGGCGGCTGAAAAAGCGGTCAAGCTCTCTGAAAAAGAAGGCGAAGACAACCTGCTCCGGGCTAAAGGGTATTTGGACAAATTGATGCAGCCGTAA